Proteins encoded within one genomic window of Natator depressus isolate rNatDep1 chromosome 1, rNatDep2.hap1, whole genome shotgun sequence:
- the ETFRF1 gene encoding electron transfer flavoprotein regulatory factor 1, with amino-acid sequence MANPLRGEVLNLYKNLLYLGREYPKGADYFRSRLKAAFLKNKDVKDPEKIKQLISRGEFVIKELEALYYLRKYRAMKQRYYEDDNKNK; translated from the exons ATGGCCAATCCTTTAAGAGGTGAAGTGCTGAATCTTTACAAAAAT ctgctGTACCTTGGAAGGGAATATCCCAAAGGAGCAGACTACTTTAGAAGCCGTTTGAAGGCAGCTTTCCTAAAAAATAAGGATGTGAAAGATCCAGAAAAAATTAAGCAACTAATTAGTCGTGGAGAATTTGTTATAAAAGAGCTAGAGGCCTTGTATTATCTCAGAAAATACAGGGCTATGAAACAGCGATACTATGAGGATGACAATAAGAATAAGTGA